The Sporosarcina luteola genome contains a region encoding:
- a CDS encoding murein hydrolase activator EnvC family protein, translating into MLRKSKWMLMSIATVTLFSFSGTATLANMNELKSEQKKLEQKKDSLDSQMNKKKVEISQNKSDIDKLMGKIQELGRQIADTNGKIDGVNAEITQTTKEIEELKVSIAELEKKIAERDEILRERIRALQASGGSVKYLDVLLGANSFTDFIDRFSTVNTLMDADRKIMEEQAADKKALEEQKNMVEDKLAQQEANKKKLVDLKANLDSQKVQQNKLIDQLEAEQEKLQKEHASLEEEFHEAVELSKEVEAEIVSEQKRLAEIARKEEEERKRRAAEAVKKKSTRSNTNTSGSSSAPAISSGYWTKPSTGLFTSPYGNRFHPIHKEWRMHKGVDLANVVGTPIYAAGAGVVSHAGWLGGFGNAIIITHSVDGQILTTVYAHLSSVGVSQGQSVEKGQKIGGMGSTGDSTGSHLHFQLHDGYYASSNTINPLRYVPF; encoded by the coding sequence ATGTTGAGAAAGTCGAAATGGATGCTAATGTCAATAGCTACGGTTACCTTATTTTCATTTTCAGGAACTGCTACTCTTGCTAATATGAATGAACTAAAATCAGAACAGAAGAAGTTGGAACAGAAAAAAGATAGTTTAGATTCTCAAATGAATAAGAAGAAAGTTGAAATATCACAAAATAAATCTGATATTGATAAATTGATGGGGAAGATTCAAGAACTAGGGAGACAGATTGCTGATACAAACGGCAAAATCGATGGTGTTAATGCAGAAATCACTCAAACAACAAAAGAAATCGAGGAATTGAAGGTTTCCATTGCCGAGCTAGAGAAGAAGATTGCAGAGCGTGATGAAATATTGCGAGAGCGAATCCGTGCTTTACAAGCTAGCGGCGGTTCTGTTAAATATCTCGATGTACTATTAGGTGCTAATAGTTTTACAGATTTCATTGACCGTTTTTCTACAGTTAATACATTGATGGATGCAGATCGCAAAATCATGGAAGAACAAGCTGCTGACAAAAAAGCTCTTGAAGAACAAAAGAATATGGTTGAGGACAAGTTAGCTCAACAAGAAGCGAATAAAAAGAAATTAGTTGACTTAAAAGCAAATCTTGATTCTCAAAAAGTTCAACAGAATAAATTGATTGACCAGCTCGAGGCTGAACAAGAGAAATTGCAAAAAGAACACGCATCATTGGAAGAAGAATTCCATGAAGCGGTTGAGTTGAGTAAAGAAGTTGAAGCTGAAATTGTTTCGGAACAGAAACGTCTCGCAGAAATTGCACGTAAAGAGGAAGAAGAGCGGAAGAGGAGAGCAGCAGAAGCTGTTAAGAAAAAATCTACCCGTTCTAATACTAATACCTCAGGTTCGTCATCCGCACCTGCAATTTCAAGTGGTTATTGGACAAAACCTTCCACTGGACTCTTTACATCTCCGTACGGGAATAGGTTCCATCCGATCCATAAAGAGTGGAGAATGCATAAAGGTGTTGATCTTGCCAATGTTGTTGGAACACCTATTTACGCTGCAGGTGCTGGAGTTGTCTCCCATGCAGGTTGGCTTGGGGGATTTGGAAATGCCATCATCATCACTCACTCTGTTGATGGACAAATCCTCACAACTGTTTACGCTCATCTATCCAGTGTAGGTGTTTCCCAAGGACAAAGTGTTGAAAAGGGACAAAAAATCGGAGGAATGGGATCAACTGGGGATTCCACTGGTTCTCACCTTCACTTTCAGCTCCACGACGGGTATTATGCATCCTCGAATACAATCAATCCTTTACGTTATGTACCGTTTTGA
- a CDS encoding DsbA family protein, translating to MKKNKSSNMKFAVIMTLLVVVLLAAIVVLSNKQETSKTEIQHIDITGQPSFGEEDAPVTVVEFGDFKCPSCKAWGERVYPALVKDYIETGKVKFSFINVLFHGEESTLASIAAESVFERNPGVYWDFHQALFDAQPVENHDASWVTPERILEIASGFPEIDQTLLKEDMEQQATMENVKIDEELVREAGVSMTPTIVINGKVMENPFDYEAIKATIEQEIKDAN from the coding sequence ATGAAAAAGAATAAGAGTTCAAATATGAAATTTGCAGTTATTATGACTCTTTTGGTAGTAGTATTATTGGCAGCGATCGTTGTTTTAAGCAACAAACAGGAAACATCGAAAACTGAAATACAACATATTGATATTACAGGCCAGCCCTCGTTCGGAGAGGAAGATGCTCCTGTGACAGTAGTTGAATTCGGTGATTTTAAATGCCCGTCATGTAAAGCTTGGGGTGAAAGGGTTTATCCGGCGTTAGTAAAAGATTATATCGAAACAGGTAAAGTGAAATTTTCTTTTATCAACGTATTATTCCACGGTGAAGAATCGACTTTAGCCTCGATTGCCGCCGAATCAGTTTTCGAGCGGAATCCGGGAGTGTATTGGGATTTCCATCAGGCGTTATTTGATGCCCAGCCTGTTGAAAATCATGATGCCTCATGGGTAACACCTGAAAGAATTCTTGAAATCGCAAGTGGGTTTCCTGAGATTGATCAAACCCTTTTAAAAGAAGACATGGAACAGCAAGCGACGATGGAAAACGTTAAAATCGATGAAGAATTAGTGCGAGAAGCTGGTGTTTCGATGACCCCGACCATTGTCATAAACGGGAAAGTGATGGAGAATCCTTTTGATTATGAAGCCATTAAGGCAACAATAGAACAAGAAATAAAGGATGCAAACTGA
- a CDS encoding copper resistance D family protein codes for MIWIYLSESLLYLCFSLLMGAFLIQFIPERLKPEIYIPKRLLQLAILGVVFFSAVPVIRIILFLYEDIGLIMTMQNVLGGFEVGKAWNLTVILAVFFYLFVSLFPVLKSKVLSGISIAFTLVLLLALGWASHAASLTEWSGFVFHSLHFSAVTLWVGILLIVGWCSKNQENWLSYLKWFTPLAIVCFLTIAGTGYFLMTLVIDGNEYGDAWMVPYGQALLVKHLTIIPVLFFAFINGFWIRRKLKRQEQINPIAWLKFESILLFFTFVSTGVLGQQEPPHSIEITLAGNGPSAIFNYFYSGVIDPSMSLQFGLNTINILFFVVAIIFMWLIMYSFRKKTSAVVPFFMGMFSVISIYFGLMASIQ; via the coding sequence ATGATTTGGATTTATCTTTCTGAAAGTTTATTGTATCTCTGTTTTTCTTTATTGATGGGAGCTTTTCTCATTCAATTCATTCCGGAACGGTTGAAACCTGAAATATATATCCCTAAGCGCTTACTACAGCTGGCGATATTAGGTGTTGTGTTCTTTTCAGCTGTACCAGTCATTCGGATTATCCTATTTCTTTATGAAGACATCGGTCTAATTATGACGATGCAAAACGTCCTAGGGGGTTTTGAAGTAGGGAAGGCTTGGAATCTAACGGTCATACTTGCAGTTTTCTTTTACCTTTTTGTTTCATTGTTCCCGGTATTGAAAAGCAAAGTGCTTTCCGGTATTTCTATCGCTTTCACTCTTGTCCTGCTCTTAGCATTGGGCTGGGCTAGTCACGCAGCTTCGCTAACCGAATGGAGTGGGTTCGTTTTCCATTCATTGCACTTTTCAGCCGTAACATTGTGGGTTGGAATTCTGCTAATTGTAGGTTGGTGTTCAAAAAACCAAGAGAATTGGCTTTCTTACTTAAAGTGGTTCACCCCTTTGGCAATCGTTTGTTTTCTTACAATTGCAGGAACTGGCTATTTCCTTATGACATTGGTGATAGATGGGAATGAGTATGGGGACGCCTGGATGGTACCATATGGACAAGCCTTATTAGTAAAGCATCTAACGATTATCCCGGTTTTGTTTTTTGCTTTTATAAATGGATTTTGGATCAGACGCAAATTGAAACGACAAGAGCAAATCAACCCAATAGCTTGGTTGAAGTTCGAAAGCATTCTTCTTTTCTTTACGTTTGTTTCGACCGGCGTTCTGGGTCAGCAGGAACCTCCGCATAGTATTGAGATTACACTCGCAGGCAATGGACCCTCGGCTATCTTCAATTATTTCTATTCGGGAGTCATTGATCCATCTATGAGTTTGCAATTCGGGTTGAATACAATTAATATATTGTTTTTCGTTGTTGCGATCATTTTCATGTGGCTTATCATGTATAGTTTTAGGAAAAAGACATCGGCAGTCGTTCCTTTTTTCATGGGAATGTTCTCTGTCATTTCTATATACTTCGGGTTAATGGCAAGCATTCAATAA
- a CDS encoding AAA family ATPase translates to MNNFSKLEEIKNALNAKFFEREDEVEAILIAILSRQHMLMIGPAGTAKSALSVELAKIVQGTEYFQWLLTRFSTPEEVFGPLSLKDLEQGVYKRNTTSKMPEANLVFLDEIFKANSAILNSLLTLINERLFYNNGSPVKVPLMSVIGASNEYPEEGEGLEALFDRFLLRFEIDYIADESNFISMMKGDGQHQQMPSMTMEELVQLQFFTDMVAIPDEVYETLSKIRMELRDEGIRPSDRRFKQSLSVLQAKALINQRQFVKVDDIVILENALWETVDQKDTASLIVRSHAQDVVTRAIETIQNEAQEVFNSMLKDNSTDAGMEATQKLKALVADLNKLSKHNQSRETDIEPMLNQLKSMQQEILDSILEPIDF, encoded by the coding sequence ATGAACAACTTTTCAAAGCTAGAGGAAATCAAAAATGCGTTGAATGCAAAATTCTTCGAAAGGGAAGATGAAGTAGAGGCTATCTTAATCGCCATATTGTCAAGGCAGCACATGTTGATGATTGGTCCGGCGGGTACTGCAAAATCGGCTCTATCGGTGGAGCTGGCGAAAATTGTGCAAGGCACTGAATACTTCCAGTGGCTGCTGACAAGATTCAGTACACCTGAAGAGGTATTTGGTCCTTTATCGCTTAAGGACCTTGAACAGGGCGTGTACAAGCGTAATACAACATCCAAAATGCCCGAGGCAAATCTCGTTTTCCTGGATGAGATCTTCAAAGCGAACAGTGCTATCCTGAACAGTCTTTTGACTCTGATTAATGAAAGACTCTTCTATAATAACGGATCGCCCGTCAAGGTTCCGTTGATGTCCGTCATTGGTGCCTCGAATGAGTATCCAGAAGAGGGGGAGGGACTTGAAGCCTTGTTCGACAGATTCCTGCTCCGGTTTGAAATTGACTATATTGCGGATGAATCGAATTTTATTTCCATGATGAAAGGAGATGGACAACATCAGCAAATGCCGTCCATGACGATGGAAGAATTGGTGCAACTACAGTTCTTCACGGACATGGTAGCCATTCCTGATGAAGTTTACGAGACCCTGTCCAAAATCCGCATGGAATTAAGGGATGAAGGGATTCGTCCCTCGGATAGGCGTTTCAAGCAATCGTTGAGTGTCCTACAAGCGAAGGCATTGATCAATCAACGGCAATTTGTAAAGGTTGATGATATTGTCATTCTTGAAAATGCCCTTTGGGAAACGGTAGATCAGAAAGATACAGCATCCCTGATTGTCCGAAGTCATGCTCAAGACGTCGTGACTAGGGCAATTGAAACCATTCAAAACGAAGCGCAAGAAGTGTTCAATTCCATGTTGAAAGACAATTCAACTGATGCTGGAATGGAAGCCACTCAGAAACTGAAAGCTTTGGTAGCTGATTTGAATAAACTCTCAAAACATAATCAGAGCCGGGAAACTGACATTGAGCCCATGCTGAATCAATTAAAATCCATGCAACAGGAAATATTGGACAGCATTTTGGAACCAATAGACTTTTAA
- a CDS encoding flavin-containing monooxygenase, translating to MRYETIVIGAGQAGLAMGYYLKQSGGSFLLIDKGQQVGQVWKDRYDSLKLFTPRMYSSLPGLLLEGEQHGFPTKDEIANYLKRYAEKFALPVALNSEVLSVTKHGESFCVETTIGMFYTSNIVVATGPFQTKRIPAFSGSLSENILQIHSSEYRNPNQLKKGKVLVVGGGNSGAQIAVELSEERETYLAISKKPNYFPLTVGEKSVFWWFDKLGILKVRNTSIIGELMQKKGDPIFGSELKNAIKNFGVTLLGKVVNCKDDQIIFEDATILEVNNIIWATGFKQEYEWLKVDGVFEKRKKIIHNRGISPVKGLFFLGLPWQSRRGSSLLQGVGYDAKYIIEHMKR from the coding sequence ATGCGGTACGAGACCATTGTTATCGGGGCAGGTCAAGCTGGACTGGCGATGGGATATTATTTAAAACAAAGTGGTGGAAGCTTCTTACTAATAGATAAAGGTCAACAGGTAGGGCAAGTGTGGAAAGACAGATATGACTCCTTAAAATTGTTTACACCTAGAATGTATAGTTCATTACCTGGTCTTCTCCTAGAAGGAGAACAACATGGGTTTCCTACAAAAGATGAAATTGCAAATTACTTAAAGCGCTATGCAGAAAAGTTTGCTTTACCAGTAGCACTGAATAGCGAGGTTCTGTCCGTAACAAAACATGGAGAGAGTTTTTGTGTTGAAACAACAATAGGCATGTTCTATACGTCAAATATTGTCGTTGCCACAGGGCCATTTCAAACGAAACGAATTCCCGCATTTTCGGGTTCTCTTAGTGAAAATATATTACAGATACATTCATCTGAATATAGGAACCCTAATCAGCTTAAGAAAGGAAAAGTGCTTGTTGTCGGGGGAGGTAATAGTGGTGCTCAAATAGCGGTTGAGTTGTCGGAGGAGAGAGAAACTTATTTAGCCATAAGTAAAAAGCCAAATTACTTCCCATTAACGGTTGGAGAAAAGAGTGTGTTTTGGTGGTTTGATAAATTGGGAATACTAAAAGTGAGAAACACATCAATCATCGGGGAATTAATGCAAAAAAAGGGTGACCCAATCTTTGGAAGTGAATTAAAAAATGCCATTAAAAACTTTGGAGTTACGTTACTGGGAAAAGTCGTAAATTGTAAGGACGATCAAATTATATTTGAGGATGCAACTATACTTGAGGTGAATAATATTATTTGGGCAACTGGATTCAAACAAGAGTATGAATGGTTAAAAGTAGATGGTGTTTTTGAGAAGCGGAAAAAGATTATTCACAACAGGGGGATTAGCCCGGTAAAAGGTCTTTTCTTTTTGGGTTTACCGTGGCAATCACGAAGGGGATCTTCTTTGCTTCAGGGAGTAGGTTACGATGCCAAGTACATCATTGAACATATGAAACGATAA
- a CDS encoding copper resistance CopC family protein — protein sequence MKRIISATLILLFAFSSSAYAHTGLTSSSPAEGDEIAENVYEIVLEFNTKIESTSTVKVFNENNEEFVGNTMVNENVMTSGFNEPLDNGTYTVEWKIIGADGHPIQGTYSFMVNQEELDDPAPSEETPELSAEEVEEEPVEQPVEVTSKIASNDVLVVILVILFTIAGGFFGWVIGRRQTK from the coding sequence ATGAAGAGGATTATTAGTGCGACACTGATTTTATTATTTGCATTTTCAAGCAGTGCCTATGCACATACAGGTTTAACTAGTTCGTCACCTGCCGAAGGTGACGAGATAGCTGAAAACGTTTATGAAATTGTATTGGAATTTAATACGAAAATTGAATCGACGAGCACTGTGAAAGTCTTTAATGAGAACAACGAGGAATTTGTCGGAAATACGATGGTGAATGAAAATGTCATGACAAGTGGTTTCAATGAACCTCTAGATAATGGTACATATACAGTCGAATGGAAGATTATTGGTGCAGATGGCCATCCGATTCAGGGAACTTATTCATTCATGGTCAATCAAGAAGAATTAGATGATCCCGCACCATCTGAAGAAACACCTGAATTATCCGCGGAAGAAGTAGAAGAAGAGCCAGTAGAGCAGCCAGTTGAAGTTACATCCAAAATTGCATCAAATGACGTACTTGTTGTAATCCTCGTAATATTATTTACTATAGCTGGTGGTTTTTTTGGCTGGGTTATTGGAAGAAGGCAAACTAAATGA
- a CDS encoding VWA domain-containing protein — MTISIESRSVLNTDAFDKRRFNEIYSMSQGIQKVRDEGELPTFEPLLADIWASLYKMKPEITKEEVSGDLKVNKSLMERIMMDDSFENYRNFTRLDDLSSAIGTMKFGEKTNQWLADQKMQDSELRKKLQEIQAMQRQLEKQEQQEGHGNVNEQLQSDLSQAMDGLDGHIQQTLQNSSHSFSEQMSQAVQETRQVKANLKSLMGGVVSGSGEAELKKVPLRDQISLAEKIASDKRLLEIAEWAGRFKQIAIKKQKSKHNEGIESKGVIAGDVIERLLPIELGLYKHPTTKIDFLRRFSKRQTMMFEQNGKDALGKGPIVLCLDQSGSMRKRDSQSKGFALALLSIAKKQKRDFCLVLFSTRTVVKVYEKGKIKTEDLIELAQTFLSGGTDFNIPLTKAVSIIEDSKFKRSDLIFITDGEDSLKDSFIKSFIRKKENMDFNVLSLVLGNNTETVQHFSDEVILITDLNDEGSFKAFTI; from the coding sequence ATGACAATAAGTATAGAAAGCCGCTCGGTATTAAATACTGACGCATTTGACAAAAGACGTTTCAATGAGATTTATAGTATGTCCCAAGGAATCCAGAAGGTTAGGGATGAAGGGGAGTTGCCAACATTCGAACCTCTATTGGCTGACATATGGGCCTCCTTATATAAGATGAAACCGGAAATCACGAAAGAGGAGGTTTCTGGCGATCTCAAAGTCAATAAATCGTTGATGGAGAGAATCATGATGGATGATTCATTCGAAAACTATCGTAACTTCACCCGATTGGATGATTTATCTTCAGCCATTGGCACCATGAAATTTGGAGAGAAGACGAATCAATGGTTGGCTGACCAAAAGATGCAAGATAGTGAACTTCGAAAAAAGTTGCAGGAAATTCAAGCGATGCAAAGGCAACTTGAAAAACAGGAACAGCAGGAAGGGCACGGAAATGTAAATGAGCAGCTGCAATCCGATCTTTCACAGGCAATGGATGGATTAGACGGTCATATACAGCAAACACTCCAAAATAGTAGTCATAGCTTTTCAGAGCAAATGTCTCAAGCTGTACAAGAAACGAGACAAGTGAAAGCCAACCTGAAGTCTTTGATGGGTGGTGTTGTTTCCGGGAGCGGTGAAGCTGAACTGAAGAAGGTGCCCCTTCGTGACCAAATATCATTGGCTGAGAAAATTGCGTCTGATAAACGATTGTTGGAAATCGCGGAATGGGCTGGACGTTTTAAACAGATAGCAATCAAAAAACAGAAGTCGAAACACAATGAAGGCATCGAGAGTAAAGGTGTGATAGCAGGAGATGTTATTGAAAGGTTATTGCCAATTGAACTGGGCTTGTATAAACATCCAACAACCAAAATAGATTTCTTGCGGCGGTTTTCTAAGAGACAAACGATGATGTTCGAGCAAAACGGGAAAGACGCACTTGGTAAAGGTCCTATCGTTCTCTGTCTTGACCAGTCGGGAAGCATGCGTAAACGTGACTCTCAATCTAAAGGATTTGCGCTTGCGCTATTATCCATTGCTAAAAAGCAGAAGAGGGATTTTTGTTTGGTCTTGTTTTCCACTCGCACTGTTGTAAAAGTATATGAGAAAGGTAAAATAAAAACCGAAGATTTGATTGAATTAGCGCAAACATTTTTAAGTGGAGGAACAGATTTCAATATACCGTTAACTAAAGCAGTTTCAATTATCGAGGACAGCAAATTCAAGAGATCTGATCTCATTTTTATTACAGACGGAGAGGACAGCCTTAAAGATTCGTTTATCAAATCGTTTATTCGGAAGAAGGAGAACATGGATTTTAATGTGCTTTCCCTTGTTTTGGGGAACAATACAGAGACCGTTCAGCATTTTTCTGATGAAGTTATACTCATTACAGATTTGAATGATGAAGGTAGCTTCAAAGCCTTTACTATATGA
- a CDS encoding DUF6744 family protein, which produces MSINLENITAVQNENQEGVLGHLMWFSVGKQLIKTADLKERLIQSGLEEEWMPNAIRSADAFRRATKEIETRKATSQTGVFENYLIREVFSDKDCVQRNIVVESVNQAGKRLDYNSKAGVITLDKKNESITFISENETAKELCLEAEQKFNIYKDNYSAQQLRVMVNKILQSLAPTPVRPNGGIYFVPDSHTEGLAKLVKFTSSLENSEGFKIPVVNTFDNRNMVNAKLNEHLESILNDCKTSGSLRKGQVKEIIENADSVITNYKNYKGIVQDESVQLEQKIMKIRSEITRMVTDLS; this is translated from the coding sequence ATGTCAATCAATCTTGAGAACATTACAGCAGTTCAAAATGAAAACCAAGAGGGAGTACTCGGGCATCTCATGTGGTTCAGTGTAGGGAAACAATTGATTAAAACGGCTGACCTAAAAGAACGCCTGATTCAGTCAGGTTTGGAGGAAGAGTGGATGCCAAACGCCATTCGATCAGCTGACGCATTTAGACGCGCAACAAAAGAGATTGAAACAAGAAAAGCTACATCACAGACGGGAGTATTTGAAAATTATCTGATCCGGGAGGTATTTTCGGACAAGGATTGTGTGCAACGGAATATTGTTGTTGAATCCGTGAATCAGGCGGGAAAGAGGCTTGATTACAACAGCAAAGCCGGTGTGATTACTTTAGACAAGAAGAATGAGTCAATCACATTCATATCGGAGAATGAGACAGCTAAAGAGCTATGCCTCGAAGCAGAGCAGAAATTCAATATCTATAAGGATAATTATTCAGCCCAGCAATTGAGGGTTATGGTCAATAAAATTCTGCAGTCTCTTGCGCCTACACCTGTTCGTCCAAATGGAGGAATATACTTCGTTCCAGATTCGCATACCGAAGGATTGGCGAAGTTGGTTAAATTCACATCATCCCTCGAAAATAGCGAAGGGTTTAAGATTCCAGTCGTCAATACATTCGACAATCGGAATATGGTCAATGCGAAATTGAATGAGCACTTGGAATCCATTTTAAACGACTGTAAAACAAGCGGTAGTCTGAGAAAAGGCCAAGTGAAAGAAATAATTGAAAATGCGGACTCTGTGATCACGAACTATAAAAATTATAAAGGAATCGTTCAAGACGAGTCAGTGCAGCTTGAACAAAAAATCATGAAGATCCGTTCCGAAATTACTCGGATGGTAACGGATTTATCCTGA
- a CDS encoding ArsR/SmtB family transcription factor, protein MEKIKETTGSATAETCETYCYDEAVVNRVSERIDEISGVELLFKALADANRLKVAYALTLEEEMCVCDVANVLNTSTANASHHLRYLRDMGITASEKKGKLVFYSLVDEHVHQLVNIALAHSKEGWNK, encoded by the coding sequence TTGGAAAAAATCAAAGAGACTACTGGATCTGCTACAGCTGAAACTTGTGAAACATATTGTTATGACGAAGCTGTTGTCAATCGTGTTAGCGAGAGAATTGACGAAATCAGCGGGGTAGAACTACTCTTTAAAGCTCTTGCGGATGCAAATCGATTGAAAGTGGCTTATGCACTAACCCTGGAAGAGGAAATGTGTGTATGTGATGTTGCTAATGTCTTAAATACATCTACTGCAAACGCCTCCCACCATTTGCGCTACTTGCGCGATATGGGAATAACAGCTTCCGAGAAAAAAGGCAAGCTTGTCTTCTATTCGTTGGTTGACGAACATGTCCATCAATTAGTGAATATTGCGCTAGCACATTCAAAAGAGGGTTGGAACAAATAA
- a CDS encoding disulfide oxidoreductase encodes MESTGIKSKQQGFLLYIAWVVSLVAMFGSLYFSEIKGYIPCELCWYQRILMYPLTLILGIGTFQNDISVKKFVLPLSLIGGSISLMHYLEQKVPGFGGIKPCVSGVPCSAQYINWFGFVTIPFLALVAFVIIASCMIFIKSKKSIK; translated from the coding sequence ATGGAGAGTACAGGAATTAAATCCAAGCAGCAAGGATTTCTATTATATATTGCGTGGGTTGTCTCATTAGTTGCTATGTTCGGAAGCCTGTACTTCAGTGAAATTAAAGGATATATTCCATGTGAGTTATGTTGGTATCAGCGTATTCTTATGTACCCGCTAACTTTGATATTGGGGATTGGAACATTCCAGAATGACATTTCAGTTAAAAAGTTCGTGCTTCCGTTATCACTAATCGGGGGAAGCATATCGCTTATGCATTATTTGGAGCAGAAGGTACCTGGCTTTGGAGGGATCAAGCCTTGTGTGAGTGGTGTGCCTTGTAGCGCTCAATATATTAATTGGTTTGGATTTGTTACGATACCGTTTTTGGCGTTAGTGGCATTTGTAATTATTGCCAGCTGTATGATATTCATTAAATCAAAGAAGTCCATTAAGTAA
- a CDS encoding ZIP family metal transporter has product MTHVWLIGFLSTFVGIGAGGILASLINGFKRSVGTIYAICTGLILGLISFEIVPEAIQLGNWTIFFLGFLAGVILFELIHIGIRRNPNLIQSRKRHNIRMGLFLALIISIHNFPVGVVLGTSEHSKFSLALLQALILHNIPEGMILFTPIFIAGIRIYLLFLLSVFIAAPVALGALIGEMIGMQNNLLWSFLISLTIGTIYMVTIKEILPESIRQSSNMYSFFISLIAFSLMGVYLIYL; this is encoded by the coding sequence TTGACTCATGTATGGCTTATCGGCTTTTTATCAACTTTTGTTGGAATTGGCGCAGGAGGAATTCTTGCAAGTTTAATAAATGGTTTTAAAAGAAGCGTTGGTACTATCTATGCTATCTGTACTGGGCTTATCTTAGGGTTAATAAGTTTCGAAATTGTGCCGGAAGCCATACAACTAGGGAATTGGACAATTTTTTTTTTAGGTTTCTTAGCTGGAGTTATCTTATTTGAGTTAATTCATATAGGGATTCGTAGGAACCCTAATTTAATTCAATCACGTAAACGTCATAATATAAGAATGGGGCTATTTTTAGCTCTAATCATTTCAATTCACAATTTTCCTGTAGGAGTAGTTCTCGGAACTAGTGAACATTCCAAATTTAGTTTAGCTTTATTACAGGCATTAATATTACATAATATCCCTGAAGGCATGATACTTTTTACTCCAATCTTTATTGCCGGCATTAGAATTTATCTGTTGTTTCTTCTTTCTGTTTTCATTGCAGCACCTGTTGCATTAGGCGCTTTGATCGGTGAAATGATCGGTATGCAAAATAATCTTTTATGGTCATTCTTAATTAGTTTGACAATCGGAACTATTTATATGGTTACGATTAAAGAAATCTTGCCGGAATCAATCCGGCAATCGTCCAATATGTATAGTTTTTTCATTTCACTAATTGCTTTTAGCCTGATGGGTGTATACCTAATTTATCTATAA
- a CDS encoding cation diffusion facilitator family transporter, producing MGNHQHNHFAEQREGNRRGLIIALSITTLIMLLEFFGGLFTNSLALLSDSGHMLSDASSMALSLVAIWFASRPPSPNKTYGYYRFEILAALFNGVTLFVVAGFIVKEAIQRFNDPPTVASGTMMIIAFIGLVANVLSAVTLLKKADVKGNINLKSAYIHIIGDALGSVGAILAGLLMLLFDWYIADPIISVIVALLILKSAWGVLKQSIHILMEGSPLMINKEEVLADLEGIEGVINVHDLHIWTITSGLDSLSCHILIEEETNEQEVLQQSINLIRDIYKVEHTTIQIEKSNLQHQELSI from the coding sequence ATGGGGAATCATCAACATAATCACTTTGCGGAACAACGGGAAGGTAACAGACGTGGTCTCATCATTGCCTTGTCCATTACAACGCTCATAATGCTTTTGGAGTTTTTCGGTGGGCTTTTTACAAATAGTTTAGCCCTACTGTCAGATAGTGGTCATATGCTCTCTGATGCAAGTTCGATGGCTTTAAGTCTTGTGGCTATTTGGTTTGCAAGTAGGCCACCTTCGCCGAATAAGACATATGGGTATTATCGATTTGAAATTCTAGCAGCTTTATTCAATGGTGTGACATTATTTGTAGTTGCAGGATTTATTGTAAAAGAAGCTATTCAACGTTTTAACGATCCACCGACTGTGGCAAGTGGAACTATGATGATCATCGCATTCATCGGGTTAGTTGCTAATGTTCTTAGTGCAGTGACTCTTTTAAAGAAAGCAGATGTAAAAGGGAATATTAATTTAAAGAGTGCGTATATACACATAATAGGTGATGCTTTGGGTTCAGTTGGTGCAATATTGGCAGGTCTATTGATGCTTCTGTTTGACTGGTATATTGCAGATCCGATCATCTCTGTAATAGTCGCTTTATTGATATTGAAAAGTGCATGGGGAGTCCTTAAACAGAGTATTCATATCCTAATGGAAGGCTCACCTTTAATGATTAATAAGGAAGAGGTTTTAGCTGATTTAGAAGGTATTGAAGGTGTAATAAATGTACATGACCTTCATATTTGGACGATTACTTCGGGGCTGGATTCACTGAGTTGTCATATTCTCATTGAAGAAGAAACAAATGAACAAGAAGTTCTTCAACAGTCAATTAATCTGATACGTGATATTTATAAAGTTGAACATACTACAATTCAAATTGAAAAATCGAATCTACAGCATCAAGAACTGAGTATATAA